A part of Aspergillus oryzae RIB40 DNA, chromosome 7 genomic DNA contains:
- a CDS encoding uncharacterized protein (predicted protein), giving the protein MPYAQTSWSSVVYFVNSWLWPQVTGLYSENVEPQLVKIGQRLASYREGNQLRKVVDEVDNYPLLADVEYHKLFGTTELATQTREKIESDLRTWQEKFSVAADLGIEDLEERLYGLVGGYVNGGAENHGRSLLTALETAVEHELSAVKLRIGELTEALPSEHSPAEQTAQSELLKDIRQAAVVIRDRAHAIREWHSSFDQDVRDLGLQEIGMRWAWMDGVTYKDWAKYHALKAQFEDWKGKFRKVGMRHPKLEDARALSDDILSRGMDVAEAAAKELARLKDVGRWKIAAREVSDNFDTRSGSPPPRPMPSEPSTPAPQEHYLDADSPNHKASMHRETGNASSAAQGAAESEDQALGLDDAPIAHDHVNSEGVELSNEELEPSEAPAESGGHIETGPLRAQQTDREEDTTKSTWGVAAAEAMSKQGVPEFEEVPENVYSALNSVRKNYAEVERSAGAGSSQSLEQEAHEQPDDSQNLHKPQAPSSSSAHYEAVENLVSELLAGKDPSFVQDVMDKLHAIYRTSHPASEPQKDIVANDRAASIPFSPATSMRVGGDSVKDSYEQPEAFTPVVESATSSAVYTPSEPAFPLESTQEQHAMIATNEGDLILDATETATYRIQNSDDNLEETPDRDGL; this is encoded by the exons ATGCCCTATGCTCAAACATCATGGTCATCCGTTGTTTATTTTGTGAACAGCTGGCTTTGGCCACAAGTTACCGGTCTTTACTCGGAGAATGTTGAACCTCAATTAGTCAAAATCGGGCAGAGACTGGCCAGCTATCGTGAGGGAAATCAGCTGCGCAAGGttgtggatgaggttgacaa TTACCCTCTGTTGGCTGACGTCGAGTACCACAAGCTCTTCGGAACAACTG AATTGGCAACACAAACTCGCGAGAAGATTGAATCAGACCTGCGAACTTGGCAGGAAAAGTTTTCTGTGGCTGCGGATTTAGGTATcgaagatcttgaagagCGCCTATACGGACTTGTTGGGGGTTATGTAAATGGCGGGGCCGAGAATCATGGGAGGAGCCTTCTTACGGCTCTGGAAACCGCTGTGGAACACGAACTCTCGGCTGTCAAGCTTCGTATAGGCGAGTTGACTGAGGCTTTGCCTAGTGAACATTCTCCAGCGGAGCAAACGGCGCAAAGTGAACTTCTTAAGGACATCAGACAAGCCGCAGTCGTCATTAGGGATCGCGCTCATGCTATCCGAGAATGGCACAGCTCATTTGATCAGGA TGTGCGTGACCTGGGGCTTCAGGAAATAGGGATGCGCTGGGCTTGGATGGATGGTGTTACCTACAAAGATTGGGCAAAATATCATGCACTGAAAGCACAGTTTGAAGATTGGAAGGGTAAATTCCGGAAGGTCGGCATGCGCCATCCAAAATTGGAAGATGCCAGGGCACTCTCTGATGATATCTTATCTCGTGGAATGGATGTTGCCGAAGCTGCTGCGAAAGAACTTGCCAGGCTGAAAGATGTCGGTAGATGGAAGATTGCGGCGCGGGAAGTGAGTGACAACTTCGATACTAGGTCCggctctcctcctccacggCCAATGCCTAGTGAACCGTCTACACCCGCTCCCCAAGAGCATTACCTAGATGCAGACTCTCCAAATCACAAAGCTTCAATGCACCGTGAAACCGGCAACGCTAGCTCAGCGGCACAGGGTGCTGCGGAATCCGAAGACCAAGCGCTGGGTCTTGACGATGCACCTATAGCACATGACCATGTCAACTCGGAAGGGGTGGAATTATCGAACGAAGAACTAGAGCCGTCTGAAGCTCCTGCGGAATCTGGTGGTCATATAGAGACCGGTCCACTCAGAGCACAGCAAACCGACAGGGAGGAAGACACCACGAAATCAACTTGGGGTGTAGCTGCGGCTGAAGCTATGTCGAAACAAGGCGTACCTGAATTCGAGGAAGTTCCTGAAAATGTTTACAGTGCTCTAAACAGTGTTCGTAAAAACTATGCGGAAGTTGAAAGATCAGCTGGAGCGGGATCATCCCAGTCGCTCGAGCAGGAGGCTCACGAACAACCCGATGACTCTCAAAACCTTCATAAGCCGCAAGCTCCAAGCTCCTCGAGTGCTCATTACGAAGCTGTTGAAAACCTCGTCTCTGAGCTGCTCGCCGGGAAAGATCCTTCTTTTGTCCAGGACGTGATGGACAAACTACACGCTATTTATAGAACCTCACACCCCGCGTCCGAACCACAAAAAGATATTGTTGCAAACGATAGGGCCGCTTCCATTCCATTTTCACCGGCTACTAGCATGCGCGTTGGTGGAGACTCCGTGAAGGATAGCTATGAACAACCTGAGGCATTTACCCCTGTTGTGGAATCTGCCACTAGCAGTGCTGTTTACACCCCAAGTGAGCCTGCTTTTCCGTTGGAAAGTACACAGGAACAGCATGCAATGATTGCTACCAACGAAGGCGACTTGATTCTGGACGCCACTGAGACTGCCACATATCGTATACAGAACTCGGACGACAACCTTGAAGAGACGCCTGATAGAGACGGCCTATGA
- a CDS encoding anaphase promoting complex subunit bimA (DNA-binding cell division cycle control protein), with protein sequence MSPSTSHISGQLRQLIYYHLDNNLIRNALFLAGRLHAYEPRTSEASYLLSLCHLLNGQIKAAYDYSKNFGSRGTHLGCSYVYAQACLDLGKYLDGIAALERSKSLWTSKNHWNKHSETRRQHLPDAAAVLCLQGKLWHAHKDLNKGVECYVEALKLNPFMWDAFLGLCETGVNIRVPNIYKMSSELLSVLSSSQEDIDLPPDKVAPAGGPLQTSANVNPSLDPFMSAASRSDSGTTHGSSALWEKLNGSTVSVASNGTSTPAVREGTETPGGQSSESDDFRLANGVGDTSWEPPLAPARKNRTIQSIGADHAMDPPPKMKPTGIRQRTRMRVEQEEQTTTQVEKESVTGSRVGDRKRTVSGQVAHPPAPTEPGAPQRRSVRLFNQIKPTTSKLSGTALGTKDGRELKKVKATGAKGRATAATGVGRVVSGNRKHVGEIHESDGKEHRPVSTVHSGATNVASKAATIEKSKSIEALTWLLELFSKLASGYFALSRYRCTDSIQIFNALSQGQRETPWVLSQIGRAYYEQAMYSDAEKYFVRVRNIAPSRLDDMEIYSTVLWHLKNDIELAYLAHELMEVDRLSPQAWCAIGNSFSHQRDHDQALKCFKRATQLDSHFAYGFTLQGHEYVANEEYDKALDAYRHGISADSRHYNAWYGLGTVYDKMGKLDFAEQHFRNAASINPTNAVLICCIGLVLEKMNNPKAALIQYGRACSLAPHSVLARFRKARALMKLQELKLALAELKILKDMAPDEANVHYLLGKLYKMLHDKANAIKHFTTALNLDPKAAQYIKDAMESLDDEEEDDEDMA encoded by the exons ATGTCGCCGTCGACATCCCATATATCGGGCCAGTTGAGGCAGCTAATATACTATCACCTTGATAACAATCTGATTCGCAATGCGCTATTTCTTGCTGGTCGTCTGCATGCCTATGAACCTCGAACATCGGAGGCTTCCTATCTACTCTCCCTATGCCATCTACTCAACGGGCAAATCAAGGCAGCTTATGACTACAGCAAGAATTTTGGGTCGAGGGGTACTCATTTGGGCTGCTCGTATGTGTATGCGCAGGCGTGTCTAGACTTAGGAAAGTATCTTGATGGGATTGCGGCGCTGGAACGGAGCAAAAGCCTTTGGACTTCTAAGAATCATTGGA ACAAACACAGCGAAACACGCAGGCAGCACCTACCCGACGCGGCTGCAGTTCTATGCTTGCAGGGTAAACTATGGCACGCTCATAAAGACCTCAATAAGGGAGTAGAATGCTATGTCGAAGCTTTGAAATTGAATCCTTTTATGTGGGATGCATTTCTGGGTTTGTGCGAGACAG GTGTCAATATTCGGGTCCCTAATATTTACAAAATGAGCTCCGAACTACTTTCCGTTCTATCGTCATCAcaggaagatattgatcttcCGCCTGACAAGGTTGCGCCTGCAGGTGGACCGCTGCAAACTTCAGCAAATGTGAATCCAAGCTTGGACCCCTTTATGTCTGCCGCATCCCGCAGTGACTCGGGCACTACCCATGGAAGCTCTGCCTTATGGGAGAAACTGAACGGAAGCACTGTCAGCGTGGCATCGAATggaacatcaacaccagctgTTCGGGAAGGAACAGAAACCCCTGGTGGCCAGAGCAGTGAGTCTGATGACTTCCGCCTGGCTAACGGGGTTGGGGATACCTCGTGGGAACCTCCCTTAGCTCCAGCCAGAAAAAATCGCACGATTCAATCGATCGGGGCAGATCATGCAATGGATCCCCCGCCGAAAATGAAGCCTACGGGTATCAGACAAAGAACGAGAATGAGGGTTGAACAAGAGGAACAAACGACAACCCAAGTGGAAAAGGAATCTGTGACAGGATCTAGAGTTGGCGACCGCAAGCGAACGGTTTCCGGCCAGGTAGCTcatccaccagcaccaacagAACCAGGAGCCCCTCAACGCCGCAGCGTACGTCTTTTCAACCAGATTAAGCCTACAACTAGCAAGCTCTCAGGCACGGCATTAGGCACAAAGGACGGCAGGGAACTCAAAAAGGTAAAAGCTACTGGTGCCAAGGGGCGTGCTACGGCAGCCACGGGTGTAGGTCGTGTTGTGAGCGGTAACAGGAAACATGTCGGCGAGATACACGAGAGCGATGGGAAAGAACATCGTCCGGTATCAACTGTTCATAGTGGGGCTACCAATGTTGCCTCTAAGGCCGCGACGATTGAAAAGTCGAAGTCCATTGAAGCTCTGACATGGCTGTTggagctcttctccaaacTGGCGTCGGGATACTTTGCTTTGAGTCGTTATCGGTGTACGGATTCTATACAAATATTCAATGCGCTATCTCAGGGTCAGCGAGAGACGCCTTGGGTTCTTTCGCAAATCGGGCGAGCGTACTACGAGCAAGCAATGTATTCAGACGCCGAGAAGTATTTCGTACGGGTGAGAAACATAGCACCGTCCAGGTTGGATGACATGGAGATTTACTCGACTGTTCTTTGGCATCTGAAAAACGACATCGAACTAGCCTATTTGGCGCATGAGCTAATGGAGGTCGACCGTTTATCCCCCCAGGCATGGTGCGCCATTGGCAATTCCTTCTCGCACCAACGCGATCACGACCAGGCCTTAAAGTGTTTCAAGCGAGCGACACAATTAGATTCTCATTTTGCCTATGGTTTTACCTTGCAGGGACACGAATATGTAGCAAACGAAGAATACGATAAAGCACTGGATGCCTACCGGCATGGCATCAGTGCTGATAGCCGCCACTACAATGCGTGGTACGGATTGGGCACCGTTTATGACAAAATGGGCAAACTCGACTTTGCTGAACAACATTTCCGTAACGCAGCAAGTATTAACCCTACAAATGCGGTGCTCATCTGTTGTATTGGTCTGGTCCTggaaaagatgaacaatCCAAAGGCAGCTCTAATTCAATATGGGCGAGCCTGTTCATTGGCACCACATTCCGTCCTTGCTAGGTTCCGCAAGGCTCGCGCATTAATGAAGCTGCAAGAGCTCAAATTGGCTCTAGcagaattgaagattctTAAAGACATGGCCCCAGACGAAGCAAACGTGCATTATCTCTTGGGTAAGCTTTACAAAATGCTGCATGACAAGGCCAATGCTATCAAGCATTTCACCACGGCCTTGAATTTAGATCCCAAG GCGGCACAATACATAAAGGACGCTATGGAATCATtagatgacgaagaggaggacgatgaagatatggCTTGA
- a CDS encoding 1-acylglycerol-3-phosphate O-acyltransferase SLC1 (1-acyl-sn-glycerol-3-phosphate acyltransferase), translating into MSFLPYVASGISSFVVVTLSLFTLGQKIPRAAFVARCLASYGSLLLCATYGVIASIVLRLVGYGRVSQWATARSFKWVMRYTTGVHFDIVEGQEHLSTRPAVFIGNHQSELDVLMLGSIFPPYCSVTAKKSLRHVPFLGWFMSLSRTVFIDRANRQTAVKAFDSAAEEMRNHRQSVFIFPEGTRSYSDKPGLLPFKKGAFHLAVKAGVPIVPVVSENYSHVLSPRNWRFNAGSIQVKVLPPISTEGLTAADVDALTQSARESMLKTLLEMSEKNEIEVGNSHANGTSTAVEI; encoded by the exons ATGTCGTTTCTGCCCTACGTTGCCTCGGGCATTAGCTCGTTCGTCGTCGTCACGCTTTCACTTTTCACCCTGGGCCAGAAGATTCCCCGCGCAGCGTTCGTTGCTCGCTGCTTGGCCTCCTACGGTTCCCTTCTCCTATGTGCCACTTATGGCGTAATCGCTTCAATTGTCTTGCGCCTGGTCGGCTACGGACGGGTGTCGCAATGGGCCACCGCGCGCAGCTTCAAGTGGGTCATGCGGTATACAACCGGTGTACACTTTGACATTGTTGAAGGCCAGGAGCATCTCTCCACCCGGCCAGCGGTCTTTATTGGGAACCATCAATCTGAGCTAGATGTCCTCATGTTGGGTTCTATCTTCCCCCCGTACTGCAGTGTTACGGCCAAGAAATCGCTACGCCATGTGCCCTTCCTCGGTTGGTTCATGTCTCTTTCTCGCACTGTTTTCATCGACAGGGCCAATCGCCAGACGGCCGTAAAGGCATTCGACAGCGCTGCAGAGGAGATGCGCAACCACCGTCAGAgtgtcttcatcttccctGAGGGCACAAGAAGCTACTCGGACAAGCCGGGGCTGTTGCCGTTCAAGAAGGGCGCTTTCCATCTCGCTGTGAAAGCCGGTGTGCCTATTGTTCCTGTTGTTTCGGAGAATTACTCGCATGTTCTGTCTCCCCGGAACTGGAGGTTTAATGCTGGTTCAATCCAGGTCAAAG TCCTCCCTCCCATCAGTACTGAGGGTTTGACTGCGGCTGATGTCGATGCCCTGACTCAGTCGGCTCGGGAATCCATGCTCAAGACTCTACTCGAGATGTCTGAGAAGAACGAAATCGAGGTTGGCAACTCGCATGCCAATGGTACTTCTACTGCCGTTGAGATCTGA
- a CDS encoding 4'-phosphopantetheinyl transferase family protein (predicted protein) gives MQPPQDESSNCMVRWYIDTRDLTATTTSLPLLETLQPPDQESAKRFYHLKDKHMSLASNLLKYLFIHRTCRIPWNQITISRTPAPHHRPYFNAAGFIQTAATDKPIPNIEFNVSHQASLVALAGTILPPSSNNDSIAPTNVITNPNPTSTPASSIPQVGIDITCVNERRNTPETRQALEDLHGVPSHIGNDEDGLVEYGFRLFYTYWALKEAYIKMTGEALLAPWLRELVFTNVLAPEPAGRHLHTWGEPYTGVKTWLYGKEVEDVRLEVVAFENDYLIATAARGGGIGWRSEGDGADPWQRLEKIDIEKDVRPCATGVCQCLK, from the exons ATGCAACCACCACAGGACGAGTCCAGCAATTGCATGGTACGGTGGTATATCGATACCCGGGACCTAACAGCAACCACTACATCCCTCCCTCTACTAGAAACACTCCAACCACCAGACCAGGAGTCGGCCAAACGCTTCTACCACCTGAAAGACAAGCATATGTCCCTTGCATCCAATCTCCTGAAATATCTTTTTATCCACCGAACATGTCGCATCCCATGGAATCAAATTACCATCAGCCGAACGCCAGCACCGCATCATCGGCCGTACTTCAACGCTGCAGGCTTCATCCAGACCGCAGCTACAGACAAGCCAATTCCAAACATTGAATTCAATGTCAGCCATCAAGCATCCCTGGTAGCTCTCGCAGGGACGATTCTGCCGCCGTCAAGCAACAATGACTCAATTGCGCCTACCAATGTCATCACAAATCCCAATCCCACCTCTACACCCGCCTCATCTATACCTCAGGTAGGAATAGACATTACCTGCGTGAACGAGCGCCGCAACACCCCGGAAACTAGACAAGCATTAGAAGA CTTGCACGGAGTACCATCACATATCGGCAACGACGAGGACGGCCTTGTGGAATATGGGTTCCGGTTGTTCTATACCTACTGGGCGTTGAAAGAAGCATATATCAAGATGACAGGGGAAGCGTTATTGGCGCCGTGGTTGAGAGAATTGGTGTTCACGAATGTTCTTGCGCCGGAGCCCGCAGGCCGGCACTTGCATACTTGGGGTGAGCCGTATACTGGGGTCAAGACATGGCTGTATGggaaggaggtggaagatgTGAGACTTGAGGTGGTTGCATTTGAGAATGATTATCTTATTGCTACCGCGGCAAGAGGGGGTGGTATTGGGTGGAGAAGTGAAGGAGATGGTGCAGATCCATGGCAGCGGTTGGAAAAGATTGATATCGAGAAAGATGTTAGACCTTGCGCGACGGGTGTTTGCCAATGTCTGAAATAG
- a CDS encoding pyridoxal 5'-phosphate synthase subunit PdxT (imidazoleglycerol-phosphate synthase subunit H-like) has protein sequence MSITVGVLALQGAFYEHVQLLKQAAANLATETHASPKWEFIEVRTPQELDRCDALILPGGESTTISLVAARSNLLEPLRDFVKVHRRPTWGTCAGLILLAESANRTKKGGQELIGGLDVRVNRNHFGRQTESFQAPLDLPFLNSCGKDQPPFPAVFIRAPVVEKILPHEEGIQTSEVGRDETVVAPSKHVKDQAALDAMATQVEVLATLPGRAAKLASEGRNIDADKEAGDIIAVKQGNVFGTSFHPELTGDARIHSWWLRQVEESVRRRRKLRATLVDALHYRKTIQRILMCVILDEAEATGCLRKSVESHHKPFNFSTSVSIIHESVPLLCRKN, from the exons ATGAGCATCACCGTCGGGGTTCTCGCCTTACAGGGCGCATTCTACGAGCATGTACAACTGTTGAAACAGGCAGCGGCCAATTTGGCGACAGAGACCCACGCCTCGCCAAAATGGGAGTTCATTGAAGTGCGAACCCCGCAGGAATTGGATAGATGCGATGCGCTTATCTTACCTGGTGGCGAGAGCACCACTATCTCTCTTGTCGCAGCTAGGTCTAATCTTTTAGAGCCCCTGAGAGATTTCGTAAA GGTCCATCGCAGGCCAACTTGGGGAACCTGTGCCGGGTTGATTTTGCTTGCCGAGTCCGCCAACCGGACAAAGAAGGGTGGCCAAGAGCTTATCGGAGGTTTAGATGTGCGCGTAAATAGGAACCACTTTGGTCGTCAGACCGAAAGTTTCCAAGCGCCATTGGATCTGCCGTTCCTGAACTCTTGCGGGAAAGACCAGCCTCCTTTCCCAGCCGTTTTCATCAGAGCACCTGTTGTCGAAAAGATATTGCCACACGAAGAAGGCATCCAAACAAGCGAGGTTGGAAGAGACGAGACTGTTGTAGCACCTTCAAAACACGTGAAAGACCAGGCGGCTCTGGACGCAATGGCAACGCAGGTTGAAGTGCTGGCAACACTTCCAGGCAGAGCCGCTAAACTGGCTAGTGAGGGGAGGAACATCGATGCAGAcaaagaagctggagatATCATTGCTGTCAAGCAGGGAAATGTTTTCGGCACAAGCTTCCATCCTGAACTCACCGGCGACGCTCGGATACATTCATGGTGGCTGCGCCAGGTGGAGGAGTCcgtgagaaggaggaggaagcttAGAGCAACGCTAGTTGATGCTTTGCATTATAGAAAGA CAATCCAACGCATCTTGATGTGTGTAATACTCGACGAAGCAGAAGCCACAGGGTGTCTTCGTAAATCGGTCGAGTCCCATCACAAGCCGTTTAACTTCTCCACATCTGTGTCTATCA TTCATGAATCTGTTCCTCTGTTGTGTAGAAAGAACTAA
- a CDS encoding uncharacterized protein (predicted protein): MPKVISYIPPWLSRPSPGALLFSSATPKAPESISGKLRQEVDYAGPTRVLAKRGNEAFTVVDNQIRWSNLTRLKNEWQQQTRSRKGTPDQKEDSEGQSDASNNVHYRILTVPVYEQIRQLIPSPNGAFLAIVADHTVHIAVLPDPSHLSGTDSSPIRVKTYQLGPTTHVIPESPVVSALWHPLGVHSNLGGCIVTVTVDAAVRVWELDRNNQWSFDRPTLAIDLRKLVDGTSSDEDFSPSGFGKNKGFSADYVDMEVASACFGGTGSEKEDAWAPMTLWVAMKPGDLYALCPLLPSKWRAPATTVPSLSAAIIPKLAALEEDPADFEDELTACRQQYDWLTEIDTQDPLHVYESDTGPESEILTRPANPSAIPRLQGPFRIDTGDEVDDLDLCDLHVIAAKVDVDALMMGEDELLLEDNGEDKLSATVICLSTGSGRVHVCLELDGVEGQWLPRARKNAFSTPLSEPSDLVLVESLDTMREGQQSLKNWPTFTKDVHSRYGFFVTTENNVTFISLSSWVQRLEAELQSEDTSGSGFRLEVLCEGTVSLRERILQTDEAHQIVKDQPDHLPSSVVYYDYDLGYLLLTYRGSHPYAAIMDTPEVSFPTLTEPNPEAHVPGSPVLPPRRPPYQVPAVFYSDSPLEFFVDKHIPHRQRHTLKEQVRLSPATLDLVAAAHRILSAHTNALERAASDLFRRCERLQGEMQEQLKQLTDVSERIKGVSSEIGEDGERKENSRSGEALDKRLQAAKDKQEQLVQRYEAIRNKVLKSGGRPLSEKEKAWVSEVETLSESFGDSRQEGRDNGQQLSERLETVKEIAADLLAEAKSIAVKAPSPTEPGSPASPGGSQPRVPQRLQRAKIADAMKMVERESAVIEAISSRLERLNASI; encoded by the exons ATGCCGAAAGTTATCAGTTATATACCTCCGTGGCTCTCACGCCCTTCTCCGGGAGCTTTATTGTTCTCAAGCGCGACCCCTAAAGCTCCAGAGAGTATTTCAGGCAAGCTTCGGCAAGAAGTTGATTACGCTGGGCCCACTCGCGTATTagcaaagagaggaaatgaagcATTTACCGTGGTCGACAACCAGATCCGTTGGTCGAACCTAACGCGATTGAAGAACGaatggcagcagcagacaagatcaaggaaaggaactCCTGACCAGAAAGAAGACTCAGAAGGACAGTCGGATGCTAGCAACAATGTGCACTACAGA ATCTTGACAGTTCCGGTTTACGAACAAATCCGCCAACTCATACCATCCCCCAATGGCGCTTTTCTGGCTATCGTTGCGGACCATACGGTTCACATTGCCGTGCTTCCGGATCCTTCTCATTTGTCTGGAACTGACAGCTCGCCGATTCGTGTCAAGACCTACCAGCTTGGGCCTACAACGCACGTGATACCCGAGTCGCCTGTAGTATCAGCTTTATGGCATCCGCTTGGGGTTCACAGCAACCTTGGAGGCTGTATCGTTACCGTCACTGTAGATGCCGCTGTACGGGTCTGGGAGCTGGACCGAAATAATCAATGGTCTTTCGACCGTCCTACACTGGCGATCGACTTGAGAAAGCTGGTGGATGGCACCTCATCTGACGAGGACTTTTCGCCATCCGGCTTTGGAAAGAACAAAGGTTTCTCTGCTGACtatgttgatatggaagtcGCATCCGCTTGCTTTGGGGGCACAGGCAGTGAGAAGGAGGACGCTTGGGCACCAATGACCTTGTGGGTTGCGATGAAACCGGGTGACCTTTACGCCCTTTGTCCGCTACTGCCCTCCAAATGGAGAGCCCCAGCTACTACCGTTCCTTCGCTCTCCGCAGCTATAATTCCGAAGCTGGCAGCTCTTGAGGAGGACCCCGCTGATTTTGAGGATGAGCTGACTGCCTGCCGGCAACAGTACGATTGGTTGACGGAAATTGATACCCAAGACCCCTTGCATGTTTACGAATCAGATACGGGCCCAGAGTCGGAAATCCTTACTCGCCCTGCCAACCCCAGCGCGATCCCCAGACTGCAAGGACCTTTCCGTATAGATACAGGAGATGAGGTCGATGACTTGGATCTCTGTGATCTTCATGTTATCGCGGCCAAAGTTGACGTCGATGCCCTCATGATGGGCGAGGATGAACTTTTGCTCGAGGACAATGGAGAGGACAAGCTGTCAGCTACGGTTATCTGTCTTTCTACGGGAAGTGGAAGGGTTCACGTTTGCCTGGAACTTGACGGGGTAGAGGGGCAGTGGCTTCCGAGGGCTAGAAAGAACGCCTTTAGTACCCCACTCTCGGAGCCGTCTGATCTAGTCTTGGTGGAGTCGCTGGACACTATGAGGGAAGGACAACAGTCGTTAAAGAACTGGCCTACATTTACGAAAGACGTCCATTCGAGATATGGCTTCTTCGTGACTACGGAGAACAATGTAACGtttatttccctttcttcatgGGTGCAGAGACTTGAGGCGGAACTTCAATCTGAGGACACAAGTGGCTCGGGCTTCCGGTTGGAGGTTCTCTGTGAGGGCACTGTGTCTCTGAGGGAACGCATTCTTCAGACAGACGAGGCCCATCAAATTGTGAAGGATCAACCAGACCATCTCCCTTCCTCGGTGGTCTATTATGATTATGACCTTGGCTACTTATTACTGACCTATCGTGGTTCTCATCCATATGCTGCTATCATGGATACTCCTGAAGTTTCTTTCCCAACACTGACAGAACCGAATCCGGAAGCCCATGTTCCTGGTTCCCCTGTATTGCCACCACGCCGGCCGCCTTATCAGGTTCCTGCTGTCTTCTACTCGGATTCTCCCCTGGAATTCTTCGTCGACAAACATATTCCACATCGCCAGCGACACACTCTCAAGGAACAAGTTCGCCTGTCCCCGGCGACGTTAGACCTGGTGGCCGCTGCACATAGGATTCTATCTGCTCACACCAACGCCCTGGAGAGGGCAGCATCAGACCTGTTTCGTCGGTGTGAACGACTGCAGGGAGAAATGCAGGAGCAACTGAAGCAACTCACTGATGTGTCCGAGCGAATCAAGGGTGTATCGAGCGAaattggtgaagatggagagcGGAAAGAGAACTCCAGAAGTGGCGAGGCCTTGGATAAGAGACTCCAAGCGGCGAAGGATAAACAGGAGCAGCTTGTGCAGCGATATGAGGCAATTCGTAATAAGGTTCTAAAGTCCGGTGGAAGACCACTcagcgagaaggagaaggcttGGGTGTCGGAAGTGGAAACATTGTCAGAGTCATTTGGAGATTCGAGACAGGAAGGTCGGGATAATGGTCAGCAGCTGTCTGAGAGACTTGAAACT GTGAAGGAAATCGCAGCCGACCTCCTGGCTGAGGCCAAGTCCATAGCAGTGAAGGCTCCCTCACCAACCGAGCCTGGTAGTCCAGCATCACCTGGAGGTTCTCAGCCTAGAGTTCCCCAGAGACTGCAGCGGGCCAAGATTGCAGATGCAATGAAAATGGTGGAACGAGA GTCTGCTGTTATTGAAGCGATTTCGTCACGTTTGGAGCGATTGAATGCAAGTATATGA
- a CDS encoding uncharacterized protein (predicted protein), whose amino-acid sequence MVAVRIYGFQKEHLDIPAHLETIIPAELRTAFYRAKYIAGQTFRQLEYLEIRQANRYQAMCPPTSINYYNHQMSVLRLFSWRHDYHWRNPTLAPTEKLDPAILCFHIDQSAYQSYQTIFTKYQETFMSGHFLAWHNIKRAVDATVAKSKLNDVEKRMWNQFWHTNFLGEMQKWEFRAMALAIPSWEEIVDELYNAILECVKGAEDTLANAAHGIPGKRVL is encoded by the coding sequence ATGGTAGCCGTCCGCATCTACGGGTTCCAGAAAGAACACCTCGATATCCCCGCTCACCTCGAAACAATCATACCAGCAGAGCTCCGCACTGCATTCTATCGCGCAAAATACATAGCCGGACAAACCTTTCGACAGTTAGAATATCTCGAAATACGCCAGGCAAATCGCTACCAGGCAATGTGCCCTCCCACGAGCATAAACTACTACAACCATCAAATGTCTGTGTTACGTCTTTTCAGCTGGCGCCATGATTACCACTGGAGAAATCCAACTCTTGCTCCAACCGAGAAGCTCGATCCAGCCATCCTTTGCTTCCACATAGACCAGTCTGCGTATCAGAGCTATCAAACAATCTTCACCAAATACCAAGAAACGTTCATGTCTGGTCATTTCCTGGCGTGGCATAATATAAAGCGCGCCGTGGATGCAACAGTTGCTAAGTCTAAGCTTAACGATGTGGAAAAACGAATGTGGAATCAGTTCTGGCACACCAACTTTCTGGGCGAGATGCAGAAATGGGAGTTTCGGGCTATGGCCCTTGCTATCCCGTCTTGGGAGGAGATCGTCGACGAGCTCTACAATGCGATCTTGGAATGTGTCAAGGGAGCAGAGGATACGCTGGCCAATGCTGCTCATGGTATTCCTGGCAAACGCGTCCTTTGA